In Cupriavidus basilensis, one genomic interval encodes:
- a CDS encoding AmiS/UreI family transporter, with protein MLGLTLLYVGAVLCLNGLWLLGKIGDREIWVVNIFAGGVTMLVSLRLIFGGEADSASIKAGALTLLFTFTYLWVALNRFNGADGRGLGWFSLFVSVTVIPVAIDALRHASSVWDTWFAWCWVGWGVLWFLYFLLLAMQRPILKFTGVATVLAGIATGWLPGYLLLSESFR; from the coding sequence ATGCTAGGCCTGACGTTGCTTTACGTAGGTGCCGTGCTGTGCCTGAACGGCTTGTGGCTGCTGGGCAAGATTGGCGACCGCGAGATCTGGGTCGTCAATATCTTTGCCGGCGGGGTGACGATGCTGGTGTCGCTGCGGCTGATCTTCGGCGGCGAGGCGGACAGCGCATCCATCAAGGCCGGTGCGCTGACGCTGCTATTTACCTTCACCTATCTGTGGGTTGCGCTTAACCGCTTCAACGGTGCGGATGGGCGTGGCCTGGGCTGGTTCAGCCTGTTCGTGTCGGTCACGGTGATTCCCGTCGCCATTGATGCGCTGCGCCATGCCAGCTCCGTCTGGGATACCTGGTTCGCCTGGTGCTGGGTCGGCTGGGGCGTGCTGTGGTTCCTGTACTTCCTGTTGCTGGCGATGCAGCGCCCGATCCTGAAGTTCACCGGCGTTGCGACCGTCCTGGCAGGTATCGCCACTGGCTGGCTGCCAGGCTATCTGCTGCTGAGCGAATCATTCAGATAG
- a CDS encoding EAL domain-containing protein — protein MNSSLSMPAWQVLLVDDDPDVHEITRLVLTDLTFSGRKIQFHSVYSGEACRAHLAAHPDTALVLLDVVMETDDAGLATVRYIREQLRNPDLQIVLRTGHPGMAPEREVVTGYEINGYFLKTEMTAQKLTSVVIGGLRAYQYVKALQQAHALPQPAPHAQGVPRAPERTAAEAGSARIEAAIEQALHSGQYRLQAVSQFDLGSAAVAAIALLPAWPSPTGWMPHAEIASHVRSPGLIGAINAALLRRACELALAWHADSQSALSGAARVSVPILLPLMAGAEESELLALPELLRQYLRETAQAGSVLDLQLPGLLLGTATEAARLACARIQEQGASVTLADVGNTPISLANLQRLLPDRLQIPQDYVRNVATDAKRAAIARAVIALAHTLGMQVLANGLASSEELQFFKWEGCDIGQGDVLGSVWEATGRGSPGA, from the coding sequence ATGAATTCCTCTTTATCGATGCCCGCGTGGCAGGTCCTGCTGGTCGACGACGACCCCGACGTGCACGAGATCACGCGCCTGGTGCTGACCGACCTGACCTTCTCCGGGCGCAAGATCCAGTTCCACAGCGTGTATTCCGGCGAAGCCTGCAGGGCCCACCTCGCCGCTCACCCGGATACCGCACTCGTGCTGCTCGATGTCGTGATGGAGACCGACGATGCCGGCCTGGCCACGGTGCGCTACATCCGCGAGCAACTGCGCAACCCCGACCTCCAGATCGTGCTGCGCACCGGGCATCCCGGCATGGCGCCGGAGCGCGAGGTGGTGACCGGCTACGAGATCAATGGCTACTTCCTCAAGACGGAGATGACCGCGCAAAAGCTGACCTCCGTCGTGATCGGCGGCCTGCGCGCGTACCAGTACGTAAAAGCCTTGCAGCAAGCTCATGCCCTGCCTCAGCCGGCCCCGCACGCGCAAGGCGTGCCGCGCGCGCCCGAGCGCACGGCCGCCGAGGCAGGTAGCGCGCGGATCGAAGCCGCCATCGAACAAGCGCTGCACAGCGGCCAGTACCGGCTGCAAGCCGTTTCCCAGTTCGACCTGGGCTCCGCCGCCGTCGCGGCCATCGCGCTGCTGCCGGCGTGGCCGAGCCCCACCGGCTGGATGCCGCACGCCGAAATCGCCAGCCACGTGCGCAGCCCAGGCCTCATTGGCGCGATCAATGCCGCGCTGCTGCGCCGCGCGTGCGAACTCGCGCTAGCCTGGCACGCGGATTCGCAATCCGCCCTATCCGGCGCGGCCCGCGTCAGCGTCCCCATCCTGTTGCCGCTCATGGCCGGCGCCGAGGAGTCCGAACTGCTGGCGTTGCCGGAGCTGCTCCGCCAATACCTGCGCGAGACCGCCCAGGCCGGCAGCGTGCTCGACCTGCAATTGCCGGGCCTCCTGCTGGGCACCGCCACCGAAGCCGCCCGCCTGGCCTGCGCCCGCATCCAGGAGCAAGGCGCGTCCGTCACGCTGGCCGACGTTGGCAACACGCCCATCTCGCTGGCCAACCTGCAGCGCTTGCTGCCCGACCGGCTGCAGATTCCCCAGGACTACGTGCGTAACGTGGCAACCGATGCCAAACGCGCCGCCATCGCGCGTGCCGTGATCGCGCTGGCACACACGCTCGGCATGCAGGTGCTGGCCAATGGCCTGGCCAGCTCGGAAGAACTGCAGTTCTTCAAATGGGAGGGTTGCGACATTGGGCAGGGGGACGTGCTTGGCAGCGTTTGGGAGGCCACGGGTCGCGGCTCGCCAGGCGCTTAG
- the fmdA gene encoding formamidase, translating into MADTLIKVDLAQSAYENEQVHNRWHPDIPMACWVNPGDEFILETYDWTGGFIKNNESADDVRDIDLSIVHFLSGPVGVRGVKPGDLLVVDLLDVGAKPESQWGFNGFFSKKNGGGFLTDHFPLAQKSIWDFHGVYTTSRHVPGVEFAGLIHPGLIGCLPDPKLLHTWNERETGLIKTDPDRVPPLANPPFAATAHMGKLVGDAGRRAAAEGARTVPPREHGGNCDIKDLSRGSKVYFPVYVDGAGLSVGDLHFSQGDGEITFCGAIEMAGWVHMRVSVIKDGMAKYGIKNPIFKPSPITPTYNDYLIFEGISVDEQGKQHYLDVNVAYRQACLNAIEYLTKFGYSRAQAYAILGTAPVQGHISGVVDIPNSCATLWIPTQIFDFDIRPQANGPTVHIKGGADVLLSQDVA; encoded by the coding sequence ATGGCAGATACCCTGATCAAGGTCGATCTCGCGCAATCGGCGTACGAGAACGAACAGGTCCACAACCGCTGGCACCCGGACATTCCCATGGCTTGCTGGGTCAATCCCGGCGACGAATTCATCCTGGAGACCTATGACTGGACCGGCGGCTTCATCAAGAACAACGAGTCGGCGGATGACGTGCGGGACATCGACCTGTCCATCGTCCACTTTCTCTCCGGGCCAGTGGGCGTGCGCGGTGTCAAGCCGGGCGACCTGCTGGTGGTCGACCTGCTGGACGTAGGTGCCAAGCCCGAAAGCCAGTGGGGCTTCAACGGCTTCTTCTCGAAGAAAAACGGCGGCGGGTTCCTGACGGACCATTTCCCCCTGGCGCAGAAATCCATCTGGGATTTCCACGGTGTCTACACCACGTCGCGCCATGTGCCCGGCGTGGAGTTCGCCGGGCTGATCCATCCCGGGCTGATCGGTTGCCTGCCCGACCCCAAGCTGCTTCATACCTGGAACGAACGCGAGACAGGGCTGATCAAGACCGACCCCGATCGCGTGCCGCCGCTGGCCAACCCGCCCTTTGCCGCGACCGCCCATATGGGCAAGCTCGTTGGCGACGCTGGCAGGCGGGCGGCAGCCGAGGGCGCGCGTACGGTGCCGCCGCGCGAGCACGGCGGCAACTGCGACATCAAGGACCTGTCGCGTGGCTCCAAGGTGTACTTCCCGGTGTATGTGGATGGGGCGGGGCTGTCGGTTGGCGATCTGCACTTCAGCCAGGGCGACGGCGAGATTACCTTCTGCGGCGCCATCGAGATGGCGGGGTGGGTGCACATGCGGGTGAGCGTGATCAAGGACGGCATGGCGAAGTACGGCATCAAGAACCCCATCTTCAAGCCCAGCCCGATCACGCCGACCTACAACGACTACCTGATCTTCGAAGGCATCTCGGTGGATGAACAAGGCAAGCAGCACTACCTGGATGTCAACGTCGCCTACCGGCAGGCCTGCCTGAACGCGATCGAATACCTGACCAAGTTTGGCTACTCGCGCGCGCAGGCCTACGCCATCCTGGGCACGGCGCCGGTGCAGGGGCATATCAGCGGCGTGGTGGACATCCCCAACTCCTGCGCCACGCTCTGGATACCGACGCAGATCTTCGACTTCGATATCCGGCCGCAGGCCAATGGACCCACCGTGCATATCAAGGGCGGTGCCGACGTCCTGCTGTCGCAGGATGTGGCCTGA
- a CDS encoding FmdB family zinc ribbon protein, with amino-acid sequence MPMYEYACEACGSFTAVRRIDERDAPQPCPGCGHAARRQVTATMLALMPSARRIAHAGNERSAHAPSSSQGHRHGPGCGCSGGSAGLAGKPGAAKSFPGTRPWMISH; translated from the coding sequence ATGCCCATGTACGAATACGCCTGCGAGGCGTGCGGCAGCTTCACCGCGGTGCGCCGCATCGACGAGCGCGACGCGCCGCAGCCATGCCCCGGCTGCGGCCACGCAGCCCGGCGCCAGGTCACCGCGACCATGCTGGCCCTGATGCCATCGGCCCGCCGCATTGCGCATGCGGGCAACGAGCGCAGCGCCCATGCGCCATCGAGTTCCCAGGGGCACCGGCATGGGCCGGGTTGTGGCTGTTCGGGCGGCAGCGCCGGCCTGGCCGGCAAGCCGGGTGCGGCCAAGTCCTTCCCCGGCACGCGGCCCTGGATGATCAGCCACTAG
- a CDS encoding helix-turn-helix transcriptional regulator, translated as MSAQTLAGSPHIEEAGGSVAARSPLPGSAVPDAMENARLPAQNADSADSADPQAGELIYRIHAARDDDGWRGVVALVRDQFAAGAAVLARRHLAGGQGAVLHGAPDDPAFFRTFAQYSARNPWFLSSTAYQPLQVISGEDMLGSGDLVRTDYYQALLRPHRYLHRLCGVVAREADVVYYLELYRREDQRRFASKEKAEFRGLLAHMALSLENRWHRHSAADLSQALMCVIDGHPNATFLVEQDGRIVYCNRSAQALCGQGSGLYRDGEYLAAVMPTDHRTLHEMLATLAGASQGLPSKAGDTRDPRPGQATLVPTQVLSVCAPGFALPTTLTLQPAGASMRNGLGEARALVVVSARRQGAEHAHHDCLFARQFKLSEAQARVNALVFAGHSIASLAQLLHVSENTVRSHLKQIFQKTGTHGQMELVRLHAQHCPPA; from the coding sequence GTGTCAGCGCAAACACTGGCCGGCAGTCCTCATATCGAAGAGGCTGGGGGCAGCGTCGCAGCGCGCTCGCCGCTGCCCGGATCCGCTGTGCCCGATGCCATGGAGAATGCGCGGTTGCCCGCCCAGAATGCCGATAGCGCCGATAGCGCCGATCCCCAGGCCGGGGAACTGATCTACCGTATCCACGCCGCGCGCGATGATGATGGCTGGCGCGGCGTGGTTGCGCTGGTGCGCGATCAGTTCGCCGCGGGCGCGGCCGTGCTGGCGCGGCGGCACCTGGCCGGCGGCCAGGGCGCGGTGCTGCACGGCGCCCCGGACGACCCGGCGTTTTTTCGCACCTTTGCGCAGTACTCCGCGCGCAACCCGTGGTTCCTCTCCAGCACGGCCTACCAGCCCCTGCAGGTGATCAGCGGCGAAGACATGCTGGGCAGCGGCGACCTGGTCCGCACGGACTACTACCAGGCGTTGCTGCGGCCTCATCGCTATCTGCATCGCCTGTGCGGGGTGGTGGCGCGCGAGGCGGATGTCGTCTACTACCTTGAGTTGTACCGGCGCGAAGACCAGCGGCGCTTTGCCAGCAAGGAGAAGGCGGAGTTCCGCGGCCTGCTGGCGCATATGGCGCTGTCGCTGGAAAACCGCTGGCACCGCCACAGCGCCGCGGACCTGAGCCAGGCGCTGATGTGCGTCATCGACGGCCATCCTAACGCGACCTTCCTGGTGGAGCAGGATGGGCGCATCGTCTACTGCAACCGCAGCGCGCAAGCACTGTGCGGGCAGGGCAGCGGCCTGTACCGGGATGGCGAGTATCTTGCGGCGGTGATGCCGACCGACCACCGCACCTTGCACGAGATGCTGGCCACGCTGGCCGGGGCTTCCCAAGGACTTCCCTCCAAGGCCGGTGACACGCGCGACCCCCGCCCGGGCCAGGCCACGCTGGTGCCCACGCAGGTGCTGTCGGTTTGCGCGCCCGGCTTTGCCTTGCCCACGACGCTCACGTTGCAGCCCGCCGGTGCATCCATGCGCAACGGGCTGGGCGAGGCGCGCGCGCTGGTGGTGGTCAGCGCGCGCCGGCAGGGTGCGGAGCATGCGCACCACGATTGCCTGTTCGCGCGCCAGTTCAAGCTGAGCGAGGCCCAGGCGCGGGTCAACGCGCTGGTCTTCGCCGGCCACTCCATCGCCAGCCTGGCGCAGCTACTGCACGTGTCCGAGAACACGGTGCGCAGCCACCTCAAGCAGATCTTCCAGAAGACCGGCACCCATGGCCAGATGGAATTGGTGCGCCTGCACGCGCAGCATTGCCCGCCGGCCTGA
- a CDS encoding D-2-hydroxyacid dehydrogenase, producing MNPSQTTPEVVFLDRGTLAPETVLRALPFAHRLTVFDATAPHEVAARIANAQIVITNKVKLPAEVLREAASLRLVAIAATGTDHVDLRACAARGICVSNVRNYAVHTVPEHTFALIFALRRSLHAYCDAVRAGRWQASGQFCFHDYPIHDLAGSTIGIVGGGTLGRSVGEIARLLGLKVLYAARKGQQSADTQHTPFADMLRLSDIITLHCPLTPANAGLIGREEFAQMTRRPLLINTARGGLVDEAALVDALRQGQVCGAGFDVATQEPPGPGHPFHALRDHPAFLLTPHVVWASREAIQALADQLIDNIAAFAAGSPRNVVAG from the coding sequence ATGAACCCCTCCCAGACCACGCCGGAAGTCGTTTTCCTGGACCGCGGCACGCTGGCCCCCGAGACCGTGCTGCGCGCGTTGCCGTTCGCGCACCGGCTGACGGTCTTTGACGCCACCGCGCCGCATGAAGTGGCCGCGCGCATCGCCAACGCGCAGATCGTGATCACCAACAAGGTCAAGCTGCCGGCCGAGGTGCTGCGCGAGGCCGCCAGCCTGCGCCTGGTGGCGATCGCGGCCACCGGCACCGACCACGTCGACCTGCGCGCCTGCGCCGCCCGCGGCATCTGCGTGTCGAACGTGCGCAACTACGCCGTGCATACGGTGCCCGAGCACACCTTCGCGCTGATCTTCGCGCTGCGCCGCAGCCTGCATGCCTATTGCGACGCGGTGCGCGCGGGCCGCTGGCAGGCCTCGGGGCAGTTCTGCTTTCACGACTACCCGATCCACGACCTGGCCGGCTCGACCATCGGCATCGTCGGCGGCGGCACCCTGGGCCGCTCGGTGGGCGAGATCGCCCGGCTGCTGGGACTCAAGGTGCTGTACGCCGCCCGCAAGGGCCAGCAAAGCGCCGACACGCAACACACGCCCTTCGCGGACATGCTGCGCCTGAGCGACATCATCACGCTGCACTGCCCGCTGACCCCCGCCAACGCGGGGCTGATCGGCCGCGAGGAGTTCGCGCAGATGACGCGCCGCCCGCTGCTGATCAACACCGCGCGCGGCGGCCTGGTCGACGAGGCCGCACTGGTCGACGCCCTGCGGCAAGGACAGGTCTGCGGCGCCGGTTTCGATGTAGCCACCCAGGAGCCGCCCGGCCCCGGCCACCCGTTCCACGCACTGCGCGACCATCCCGCCTTCCTGCTCACGCCGCACGTGGTCTGGGCGAGCCGGGAGGCCATCCAGGCGCTGGCGGACCAGCTGATCGACAATATCGCGGCGTTCGCGGCCGGCTCGCCGCGCAATGTGGTGGCGGGCTGA
- a CDS encoding Bug family tripartite tricarboxylate transporter substrate binding protein, producing MAFPLWRRAALGLATSAIALTLALPAGTVLAQGSGRPVRLILPISAGSGVDAIARAAGPALGKSLGQPVVIENLPGAGGMTGAAAVAKAPPDGTTLGLFSNNHVINPSVYKKMPFDAIKDFTPISVIGSTPLVLVVNPKVPARNVQELIALLKAKPDSLNYASSGNGTILQLAAEMFLDEAHVKARHVPYKGTGPMMTDLIAGQVEMGVVALNAVAPHLKSGSLRAIGLCGATRSPAAPDIPTIAEQGLPNYAVEGWFAVVGPAGLPPVEVKRLNMLFARAFTSPDVLEAMKKQGNTISPGTPEAAARFFQSEAARYAALVKKANVTLE from the coding sequence ATGGCATTCCCCCTTTGGCGCCGGGCAGCACTCGGCTTGGCCACTTCGGCTATCGCATTGACGCTTGCCTTGCCGGCCGGCACCGTGCTGGCCCAGGGCTCGGGCCGGCCGGTGCGCCTGATCCTGCCGATCAGCGCTGGCTCGGGCGTGGACGCGATCGCACGCGCTGCCGGGCCTGCGCTGGGCAAGAGCCTGGGCCAGCCGGTAGTGATCGAGAATCTTCCCGGCGCCGGCGGCATGACCGGCGCGGCGGCGGTGGCCAAGGCGCCACCCGACGGCACCACGCTGGGCCTGTTCTCCAACAACCACGTGATCAACCCGAGCGTGTACAAGAAGATGCCGTTCGACGCGATCAAGGACTTCACGCCCATCAGCGTGATCGGCTCGACGCCGCTGGTCCTGGTGGTCAACCCCAAGGTCCCCGCCAGGAACGTGCAGGAACTCATCGCCTTGCTCAAGGCCAAGCCCGATTCGCTCAACTATGCGTCGTCGGGCAACGGCACCATTCTCCAGCTCGCCGCCGAGATGTTCCTCGATGAGGCACATGTCAAGGCTCGCCATGTGCCTTACAAAGGCACCGGACCGATGATGACCGACCTGATCGCGGGCCAGGTGGAGATGGGTGTCGTGGCCTTGAATGCCGTGGCGCCGCACCTGAAGAGCGGATCGCTGCGCGCGATCGGCCTGTGCGGCGCGACGCGCTCGCCGGCCGCGCCGGATATCCCCACCATCGCAGAACAAGGCTTGCCCAACTACGCGGTCGAGGGCTGGTTTGCCGTGGTAGGCCCGGCGGGGCTGCCGCCGGTCGAGGTCAAGCGCCTCAACATGTTGTTCGCCAGGGCATTCACCAGCCCGGACGTGCTGGAAGCGATGAAGAAGCAGGGCAATACGATCAGTCCCGGCACGCCGGAGGCAGCCGCCAGGTTCTTCCAGAGCGAAGCGGCGCGCTATGCGGCCCTGGTCAAGAAGGCCAATGTGACCCTGGAGTAA
- a CDS encoding serine hydrolase domain-containing protein has protein sequence MQGRQTQGMSRERLGRVERFIDDAYIATGKLPGTLIQVWRRGELALNSVLGLADRERQVPLAEDSIFRIYSMSKPVTSVAVMMLVEECKIALDDPVSKYIPAWENLGVYAGGFMESFQTRPAARPMLVVDLLRHTSGLTYGFQQNTNVDAAYRKQMLGELATGGTLDDMIGKLAKLPLEFSPGEAWNYSVATDVLGYLVGKISGIPFETFLKERIFDPLGMVDTAFHVPQDKASRFCACYAVGSLGSKVVSARAPVLQDDPRTSPYLKPPSFISGGGGLVSTAADYMRFARMLLQGGELDGARLLGPKTLALMTANHLPGGVDLPRMSRSMFSEATYDGVGFGLGFATTVTPATTLIPGSAGDFFWGGAASTFFWVDPQEDLIGLFLTQLLPSSAYPVRRQLRTLVYSAITEPGAAAR, from the coding sequence ATGCAAGGCAGGCAAACGCAGGGGATGTCGCGCGAGCGGCTTGGGCGGGTCGAACGTTTCATCGACGACGCCTATATCGCGACCGGCAAGTTGCCCGGCACGCTCATCCAGGTGTGGCGGCGCGGCGAGTTGGCGCTGAACTCGGTGTTGGGCCTGGCCGACCGCGAGCGGCAGGTTCCGTTGGCCGAGGATTCGATCTTTCGCATCTATTCGATGAGCAAGCCGGTCACCTCGGTGGCGGTCATGATGCTGGTCGAGGAATGCAAGATCGCCCTGGACGATCCGGTCAGCAAGTACATCCCGGCATGGGAAAACCTGGGCGTCTACGCCGGGGGCTTCATGGAGAGCTTCCAGACGCGCCCGGCTGCGCGCCCGATGCTGGTGGTCGACCTGCTGCGCCATACGTCCGGCCTGACCTATGGTTTCCAGCAGAACACCAACGTCGACGCGGCTTACCGCAAGCAGATGCTGGGCGAACTCGCCACCGGCGGCACGCTGGACGACATGATCGGGAAGCTGGCCAAGCTGCCGCTCGAGTTCTCGCCGGGCGAGGCCTGGAACTACTCGGTCGCCACCGACGTGCTGGGCTACCTTGTCGGCAAGATCAGCGGAATCCCTTTCGAGACCTTCCTGAAGGAACGCATATTCGATCCGCTGGGCATGGTTGACACTGCCTTTCACGTGCCGCAAGACAAGGCCTCGCGCTTTTGCGCCTGCTACGCCGTCGGCTCGCTCGGTTCGAAGGTGGTATCCGCGCGCGCGCCGGTCCTGCAGGACGATCCCCGCACCAGCCCCTACCTGAAGCCGCCCAGCTTCATCTCCGGCGGTGGCGGCCTGGTGTCCACCGCGGCGGACTACATGCGCTTCGCACGCATGCTGTTGCAAGGCGGTGAGCTGGATGGGGCGCGCCTGCTGGGGCCGAAGACCCTGGCGCTGATGACCGCCAACCATTTGCCGGGCGGCGTGGACCTGCCGCGCATGTCGCGCTCCATGTTCAGCGAAGCCACCTATGATGGCGTTGGCTTCGGGCTCGGCTTCGCCACCACGGTGACGCCGGCGACCACGTTGATTCCCGGCAGCGCCGGCGACTTCTTCTGGGGCGGCGCGGCCAGCACCTTCTTCTGGGTCGATCCGCAGGAGGACCTGATCGGACTGTTCCTGACCCAACTGCTGCCGTCGTCCGCCTACCCGGTGCGCCGCCAGCTGCGCACGCTGGTCTACAGCGCCATCACCGAGCCGGGGGCGGCGGCACGCTAA
- a CDS encoding ATP-binding protein produces the protein MRIKREYQSWVANETLEDYALRYAARSYRRWSPFTLANTAIGGVSFLALEAIGASVTLSFGFQNAFPAILLVCALIFLIGLPVAYHASMANVDIDLLTRGAGFGYAGSTITSLIYASFTFIFFALESAILAQALAIATGLNLTVGYLVCSLVIVPMVFFGVTLINKLQMWTQPLWAVLLVLPFAYILRHDPGVLAQWAAFTGRDAASPAFNVLAFGAATGVLFSLMGQIGEQVDYLRFLPDRTPQNRWRWWSALLLAGPGWIVIGGLKVLAGSLLAVLALQAGVPANHAMEPIHMYVWAYGQVFDRPEVVLAVAMLFVLVSQIKINVTNAYAGSLAWSNVFVRLAHYHPGRVVWLVFNVLIALLLTLLGIFSTLEAVLSVYSNLVIAWLGALAADLVVLKPLGISPRHIEFRRAYLYAFNPVGCGAMLIASLAGIGAYSGLLGALAQAYCAFIALGASFASAILIAYATRGRYYIAREDPNPLDKHADEPIRCCICERDYEAPDMAHCPFYAGPICSLCCGLDNHCHDACKAPGAAAQTQAAPWQGSFLRILPPHFLRRLARFLGLFVIAAAAMGAVFLLAYRLIGEGHASHADGTGGLLLRVYSATLPLLAFGAWWIVLSHESRELAQAELMESLRHLESARKHLVDAEKMASLGGLVAGVAHEINTPVGIAVSAASYLQDRTSATQALVASNELAPEALQRYLSDAAQSARLLLSNANRAAELVQSFKQMAVDQTSEKRRSFDLGDYIRETVVSLDPRLRDTHVQLLIDCPAGIAMNGYPGAIAQILTNLVMNSLVHAFGSGDTGPVRGTIRIAARLAAGDEVVIRYADDGSGISDALHEKIFEPFFTSRRGKGGSGLGLHLVYNLVTQRLGGTITVGHAGTTDGCGTVFTLRMPRITPSAKATIPIVSARTLP, from the coding sequence ATGCGCATCAAACGAGAATACCAATCCTGGGTCGCGAACGAAACGCTGGAGGATTACGCGCTGCGCTATGCGGCGCGCTCTTACCGGCGCTGGTCGCCATTCACGCTGGCCAACACGGCCATCGGCGGCGTGTCCTTCCTGGCACTGGAAGCCATCGGCGCCAGCGTCACGCTCAGCTTTGGCTTCCAGAACGCCTTCCCGGCCATTCTGCTGGTCTGCGCGCTGATATTCCTGATCGGGCTGCCGGTGGCATACCACGCCAGCATGGCCAATGTGGACATCGACCTGCTCACGCGCGGCGCGGGCTTCGGCTATGCCGGGTCCACCATCACCTCGCTGATCTACGCGTCCTTCACCTTTATCTTCTTCGCGCTGGAGTCGGCCATCCTGGCCCAGGCGCTCGCCATTGCCACCGGCCTGAACCTGACAGTGGGCTACCTGGTCTGCTCGCTGGTGATCGTGCCAATGGTGTTCTTCGGTGTCACGCTGATCAACAAGCTGCAGATGTGGACACAGCCGCTGTGGGCGGTGCTGCTGGTGCTGCCCTTCGCCTACATCCTGCGCCACGATCCCGGCGTGCTGGCGCAATGGGCGGCATTCACCGGGCGCGATGCGGCCTCGCCCGCATTCAATGTGCTGGCATTTGGCGCCGCCACCGGCGTGCTGTTCTCGCTGATGGGCCAGATTGGCGAGCAGGTGGACTACCTGCGCTTCCTGCCCGACCGCACGCCGCAGAACCGCTGGCGCTGGTGGAGCGCGCTGCTGCTGGCGGGCCCGGGCTGGATCGTGATCGGCGGCCTCAAGGTGCTGGCGGGCAGCCTGCTGGCGGTGCTCGCGCTGCAAGCAGGCGTGCCCGCCAATCATGCGATGGAGCCGATCCACATGTACGTGTGGGCATACGGGCAGGTATTCGATCGGCCCGAGGTGGTGCTCGCGGTGGCGATGCTGTTCGTGCTCGTGTCGCAGATCAAGATCAACGTGACCAATGCCTACGCGGGCTCACTGGCCTGGTCCAATGTGTTCGTGCGGCTGGCGCACTACCATCCGGGCCGCGTGGTCTGGCTGGTGTTCAACGTGCTGATCGCGCTGTTGCTCACCCTGCTGGGCATCTTCAGCACATTGGAGGCCGTGCTGAGCGTGTATTCCAACCTGGTGATCGCCTGGCTCGGCGCCCTGGCGGCCGACCTTGTCGTGCTCAAGCCGCTGGGCATCAGCCCGCGGCACATCGAATTCCGCCGGGCCTACCTGTATGCGTTCAACCCGGTGGGCTGCGGCGCCATGCTGATCGCCTCGCTCGCCGGCATCGGCGCTTACTCCGGCTTGCTTGGCGCGCTGGCGCAAGCCTATTGCGCCTTTATCGCGCTGGGCGCTTCGTTCGCCAGCGCCATCCTGATCGCCTATGCGACCCGCGGCCGGTACTACATCGCGCGGGAGGACCCGAACCCCCTCGACAAGCACGCCGACGAGCCGATCCGCTGCTGCATCTGCGAGCGCGACTACGAAGCACCGGACATGGCGCACTGCCCCTTCTATGCGGGGCCGATCTGCTCGCTGTGCTGCGGCCTGGACAACCATTGCCACGATGCCTGCAAGGCGCCCGGCGCCGCCGCGCAAACGCAGGCGGCGCCGTGGCAAGGCAGCTTCCTGCGGATACTGCCGCCGCATTTCCTGCGGCGGCTGGCGCGTTTCCTCGGCCTGTTCGTGATTGCCGCGGCGGCCATGGGCGCCGTGTTCCTGCTCGCCTACCGGCTGATCGGCGAAGGGCATGCCTCGCACGCCGACGGGACGGGCGGCCTGCTGCTGCGCGTGTACTCGGCCACCTTGCCGCTGCTGGCTTTCGGCGCGTGGTGGATCGTGCTGTCACACGAAAGCCGCGAGCTGGCGCAGGCGGAACTGATGGAGTCGCTGCGCCATCTCGAGTCCGCGCGCAAGCACCTGGTGGATGCGGAAAAGATGGCCTCTCTCGGCGGACTGGTCGCGGGCGTGGCGCACGAGATCAACACGCCGGTGGGCATCGCCGTCAGCGCCGCCTCCTACCTGCAGGACCGCACCAGCGCCACGCAGGCGCTGGTGGCAAGCAACGAGCTGGCACCCGAGGCGCTGCAACGCTACCTGTCGGACGCCGCGCAATCCGCCCGTTTGCTGCTGTCCAACGCCAACCGCGCGGCAGAGCTGGTGCAGAGCTTCAAGCAGATGGCGGTCGACCAGACCAGCGAAAAACGGCGCAGCTTCGACCTGGGCGACTATATCCGCGAGACCGTGGTCAGCCTCGACCCGCGCCTGCGCGACACGCACGTGCAATTGCTGATCGACTGCCCGGCCGGCATCGCCATGAACGGCTACCCCGGCGCGATCGCGCAGATCCTCACCAACCTGGTCATGAACTCGCTGGTGCACGCATTCGGCAGCGGCGACACGGGCCCTGTGCGCGGCACCATCCGCATCGCCGCCCGGCTCGCCGCCGGTGACGAAGTCGTGATCCGCTACGCCGACGACGGCAGCGGCATTTCCGATGCCCTGCATGAGAAGATCTTCGAGCCCTTCTTTACCTCGCGCCGCGGCAAGGGTGGCAGCGGCCTGGGCCTTCACCTGGTCTACAACCTGGTGACACAGCGCCTGGGCGGCACCATCACCGTGGGCCATGCGGGCACTACCGATGGCTGCGGTACCGTCTTCACCCTGCGCATGCCCCGCATCACGCCCTCGGCGAAGGCCACCATCCCGATCGTATCCGCCAGGACTCTGCCATGA